A stretch of Drosophila gunungcola strain Sukarami chromosome 3L unlocalized genomic scaffold, Dgunungcola_SK_2 000002F, whole genome shotgun sequence DNA encodes these proteins:
- the LOC128257035 gene encoding uncharacterized protein LOC128257035 produces MRMFLYIITLLGYFSTILTHVTFTNLKCSSKDTKFLNFKKCYIKAVNRSHKYVDVHVSMYQIPVTNVTLKLKLMRHDHGYKPFFVDVTYDACKFLKNLKNPVLKLFYEIYKNSSNINHTCPYDHDLIVDHLWTGNMDSDFSKYIPIMNGDYAIFTEWSAYNIVRAVINLYIRISNSQ; encoded by the exons ATGCGAATGTTTCTTTATATAATAACTCTTTTGGGGTATTTCTCG ACGATTCTCACCCATGTGACGTTTACCAATTTGAAGTGCAGCTCAAAAGACACAAAGTTccttaatttcaaaaaatgttacatCAAAGCGGTAAACCGCTCTCACAAGTACGTCGATGTTCATGTAAGCATGTACCAGATTCCAGTAACTAATGTCACA CTAAAACTGAAGTTAATGCGTCATGATCATGGGTACAAACCATTTTTCGTAGACGTCACCTATGATGCCTGCAAGTTCcttaaaaacctaaaaaatccagttttaaaattattttacgaaatttacaaaaatagttCCAATATCAACCACACGTGTCCATACGAT CATGACCTAATCGTGGACCATCTTTGGACTGGAAACATGGATTCGGATTTCTCGAAATATATCCCCATCATGAATGGTGATTATGCCATTTTTACCGAATGGTCCGCATATAACATTGTTCGGGCGGTTATAAATCTGTACATCAGAATATCGAATAGCCAATAG
- the LOC128257036 gene encoding uncharacterized protein LOC128257036 gives MWKIWMILTCLARCSIAHVSFTNLKCNMIDKKFGSFEICHIKAVNRTHKYIDVNVKLNILPINNIMIRLEAMRYDNGYRPFFMAMNFDFCKYMKNPRQRSMIFLKEIHSTFINASNLNHTCPYNNDVLIDKFWTGNLENAFLGLLPVPNGEYAIYSTWYTSKILRLTVNIYFKITN, from the exons ATGTGGAAGATCTGGATGATTTTAACCTGCTTGGCTAGA TGCTCTATAGCTCATGTCAGCTTCACCAATCTGAAGTGCAATATGATCGACAAAAAATTTGGAAGCTTTGAAATATGTCACATAAAAGCAGTGAATCGAACGCATAAATACATAGATGTCAATGTGAAGCTAAATATTCTTccaattaataatattatg ATCAGATTAGAAGCAATGCGATACGACAATGGATATAGACCGTTTTTTATGGCCATGAATTTCGACTTTTGCAAGTATATGAAGAATCCAAGGCAAAGATCAATGATATTTTTGAAAGAAATACATTCGACGTTCATCAATGCTTCAAACTTAAATCATACTTGTCCTTACAAT AATGATGTTTTGATTGACAAATTCTGGACTGGCAATCTTGAAAATGCGTTCTTAGGATTACTTCCCGTACCCAATGGAGAATATGCCATTTACTCAACGTGGTATACTTCAAAAATTCTTCGCTTGACAGtcaatatttactttaaaataacaaactga